The proteins below are encoded in one region of Candidatus Palauibacter australiensis:
- a CDS encoding alpha/beta hydrolase, giving the protein MSGLRGPGRFALGAAVGVAGVGWWLAMTRRNQALVRPPIRDGAGEALPGGVIEYSDGERVEYVDAGSGDALVWIPGADGPKETFRYQLPSFARRQRVVCADLRRQFAAGDDFDRMVDDVAELVDARGVGRFVLVGVSLGSAIAMRFARRFPERLRGMVLCNPLAHLSYGHVGVDRAALILLARFTTRYLPTEVSRGFARYWSRLGVWVFDDSPGREALIEYTLFTGPRTVPPSVSTARVARLRKIDLRPGLAETAVPALVVKGPRDEYCPVEWALEIAELLPDAEYVPISGTGHGSHISRPGAFNETLDDWLQRLRAREEAEEESVERGDA; this is encoded by the coding sequence GTGAGCGGGCTGCGCGGGCCCGGCAGGTTTGCGCTGGGCGCGGCGGTCGGGGTCGCGGGCGTCGGCTGGTGGCTGGCCATGACGCGCCGCAACCAGGCGCTGGTGCGGCCGCCCATCCGGGACGGCGCCGGCGAGGCGCTCCCCGGCGGTGTCATCGAGTACTCCGACGGCGAGAGGGTCGAGTACGTCGACGCGGGGTCGGGCGATGCGCTCGTCTGGATCCCCGGCGCGGACGGGCCGAAGGAGACCTTCCGCTATCAGTTGCCGAGCTTCGCGCGCCGCCAGCGCGTGGTGTGCGCGGATCTGCGCCGGCAGTTCGCAGCGGGGGACGACTTCGACCGCATGGTCGATGATGTGGCCGAACTCGTAGACGCGCGCGGCGTCGGGCGTTTCGTCCTCGTCGGAGTGAGCCTCGGCAGCGCCATTGCGATGCGCTTCGCCCGCCGTTTTCCGGAACGGTTGCGCGGGATGGTCCTCTGCAACCCCCTGGCGCACCTCTCCTACGGGCACGTCGGCGTCGATCGCGCCGCCCTCATCCTTCTCGCCAGGTTCACGACCCGCTATCTGCCGACGGAGGTGTCGCGCGGCTTTGCCCGATACTGGAGCCGCCTCGGCGTCTGGGTCTTCGACGACTCGCCCGGCCGGGAAGCGCTGATCGAATACACACTCTTCACCGGGCCGCGCACCGTACCCCCTTCCGTCTCGACCGCCCGCGTCGCCCGCCTGAGGAAGATCGACCTGCGGCCCGGCCTGGCGGAGACCGCCGTTCCCGCGCTCGTGGTGAAGGGCCCACGCGACGAGTATTGTCCGGTGGAATGGGCACTGGAGATCGCGGAGTTGCTGCCCGACGCCGAGTATGTCCCCATTTCCGGCACCGGGCACGGCTCGCACATCTCGCGCCCCGGCGCCTTCAACGAGACGCTGGACGATTGGCTCCAGCGGCTCCGGGCGCGCGAGGAAGCGGAAGAAGAGTCAGTCGAGAGAGGCGACGCATGA